One region of Bacteroidales bacterium genomic DNA includes:
- the fabF gene encoding beta-ketoacyl-ACP synthase II, with translation MNKRRVVVTGLGAITPIGNTVLEYWDSLHKGISGAGEITRFDASKFKTRFACEVKNYDAASFFERKEARKMDLVSQFGIISANEAIKSSGLDFTKEDCTRIGVVWASGIGGLITFYEEVAGFATGDGTPRFSPFFIPKMIADITAGHISMIHGLKGPNYATVSACASSANALADAIMLIRHGYADIIIAGGSEAAINQGGMGGFNSMQAISSRNDDPKTASRPFDKDRDGFVMGEGGGGLVLEEYERAVKRGAKIYAELIGFGLSADAYHLTAPHPEGEGAKAAMLNAINDAGIKLSDIEHINTHGTSTPVGDVSEAKAIASLFGDHAKNISVNSTKSMHGHLLGAAGAIESLAVIYALNNGIIPPTINHFTDDPEIADLDFTFNKAKERKITYALSNTFGFGGHNACLAFKKFE, from the coding sequence ATGAATAAGAGGCGAGTTGTTGTAACTGGCCTTGGTGCTATAACTCCCATTGGTAATACTGTCCTAGAATACTGGGACAGTTTACACAAAGGGATAAGCGGGGCTGGAGAAATTACAAGGTTTGATGCATCAAAATTTAAAACACGATTTGCTTGTGAAGTAAAAAATTATGATGCAGCATCTTTTTTTGAAAGAAAAGAAGCCAGAAAAATGGACTTGGTTTCTCAGTTCGGTATTATTAGCGCCAATGAAGCCATTAAAAGTTCAGGTTTGGACTTTACAAAAGAAGATTGCACACGCATTGGCGTTGTGTGGGCTAGTGGTATAGGTGGTCTTATTACTTTCTATGAGGAAGTTGCAGGCTTTGCTACAGGCGATGGTACTCCACGTTTTAGTCCATTTTTTATACCAAAAATGATTGCAGACATAACAGCTGGTCATATAAGTATGATACATGGATTAAAGGGTCCTAATTACGCTACTGTTTCAGCATGTGCATCATCTGCCAATGCATTAGCAGATGCTATAATGTTAATCAGACATGGATATGCCGATATTATAATTGCAGGAGGCTCTGAAGCAGCAATTAATCAAGGTGGCATGGGCGGATTTAATTCAATGCAAGCTATTTCCTCAAGAAACGATGACCCCAAAACAGCTTCACGTCCATTTGATAAAGACCGCGATGGTTTTGTAATGGGAGAAGGTGGCGGCGGATTAGTTCTTGAAGAATATGAACGCGCTGTAAAGCGTGGTGCAAAAATTTATGCCGAACTAATTGGTTTTGGTTTGTCTGCAGATGCTTATCACCTAACAGCTCCTCATCCAGAAGGCGAAGGTGCAAAAGCTGCAATGTTAAATGCAATTAATGATGCAGGAATTAAATTGTCTGATATTGAGCATATAAATACACATGGCACCTCCACTCCTGTTGGAGATGTTTCAGAAGCTAAAGCAATTGCATCTCTTTTTGGAGACCATGCAAAAAACATTTCTGTTAACTCAACTAAATCAATGCATGGGCACTTGCTTGGAGCAGCTGGAGCAATTGAGTCATTAGCTGTAATATATGCTTTAAATAACGGTATAATTCCTCCAACTATAAATCATTTTACAGATGATCCGGAAATAGCTGATTTAGATTTTACTTTTAATAAAGCTAAGGAACGTAAAATCACTTATGCATTAAGCAATACTTTCGGATTTGGAGGTCATAATGCCTGTTTAGCTTTTAAAAAATTTGAATAA
- the rnc gene encoding ribonuclease III: MFSFFKNKKKSVTLSNNIRNIFGFKPENISLYELAFMHRSAHIERNGHEISNERLEFLGDAVIDLIVADYLFKKFPFSNEGELTEMRSRLVSRNSLNKIANKLGVGELVTIGYTPISNSYTGNAFEALFGAIYIDKGYEFTKKLLIEFIFAHRIDVDTIISTEINFKSKLLEYCQKEKKVIEFNIIDEVQYGRKKQYVCEVVIDGETFGHGIDFSIKAAEQNAAEKTIDLIKNNDETIL; encoded by the coding sequence ATGTTCTCGTTTTTTAAAAACAAAAAAAAATCTGTAACTCTTTCAAATAATATTAGAAATATTTTCGGCTTCAAACCCGAAAATATTTCTTTATATGAATTAGCTTTTATGCACCGCTCCGCTCACATAGAAAGAAATGGGCATGAAATTTCAAACGAACGCCTTGAGTTTTTAGGTGATGCTGTTATTGATTTAATTGTTGCCGATTATCTGTTTAAAAAATTTCCTTTTTCAAATGAAGGAGAGCTTACAGAAATGCGATCTCGCCTTGTTAGCAGAAACTCATTAAATAAAATAGCAAACAAATTAGGAGTTGGAGAACTCGTAACTATCGGCTACACTCCAATCAGCAATTCTTACACAGGTAATGCCTTTGAGGCTCTTTTTGGAGCCATTTACATTGATAAAGGTTATGAATTTACAAAAAAACTTTTAATAGAATTTATTTTTGCTCACAGAATAGATGTTGATACAATTATAAGTACAGAAATAAATTTTAAAAGCAAGTTACTCGAATATTGCCAAAAAGAAAAAAAAGTAATTGAATTTAATATTATTGATGAAGTTCAATACGGCAGAAAAAAACAATATGTTTGTGAAGTTGTTATTGATGGAGAAACATTTGGACACGGCATTGATTTCAGCATAAAAGCTGCTGAACAGAATGCTGCTGAAAAAACCATAGATTTGATTAAAAATAACGACGAAACTATTTTATAA
- the mltG gene encoding endolytic transglycosylase MltG: MKKKIILIIFLLIFFVGAAFAAYFYKMFFTNNIALEAGKSQLIFLPTGGNINNLYDSLEKYEVLENMSSFKMLSNYKNLEKRYKSGCYKIEGKMSNNALVNMFASGRQQPIKIVFNNIKTKEDLAKRVGTKLECGEKALLDVLKNDSIIQEYGFTKDNFMSVFIPNTYEVYWNMPAEQFVEKMFNEWKSFWTVKRLQKAKDIGLSPIEITILSSIVFAETKKADEMSTVAGVYINRLKKGWKLQADPTVIYGIGDFSITRVRKKHLEFDSPYNTYIYEGLPPGPINLPEPYVIDHVLNYKKHNYMFFCAKEDFSGYHNFAETGAQHSANAAKYQKALSAWERKKRLEKQK; this comes from the coding sequence ATGAAAAAGAAAATAATTTTAATAATCTTTTTGTTAATTTTCTTTGTAGGAGCGGCTTTCGCTGCATATTTCTACAAGATGTTTTTCACAAACAATATTGCTTTAGAAGCCGGTAAAAGTCAATTAATTTTTTTACCAACCGGAGGCAACATCAATAATTTATATGATAGCTTAGAGAAATATGAAGTGCTGGAAAATATGTCCTCATTTAAAATGCTGAGCAACTATAAAAATCTTGAAAAGAGATATAAATCAGGATGCTATAAAATAGAAGGAAAAATGTCGAACAACGCATTGGTAAACATGTTTGCGTCAGGGAGGCAACAACCAATAAAAATAGTTTTCAATAATATTAAAACAAAAGAAGATTTAGCAAAACGTGTTGGCACTAAGCTTGAGTGTGGAGAAAAAGCTTTGCTAGATGTTTTGAAAAACGATTCTATAATTCAAGAATATGGATTTACAAAAGATAATTTCATGTCTGTTTTTATTCCTAACACTTACGAGGTTTATTGGAATATGCCAGCAGAGCAATTTGTAGAAAAAATGTTTAATGAATGGAAATCGTTTTGGACAGTAAAAAGATTACAAAAAGCTAAAGATATTGGGCTTTCACCAATAGAAATTACAATATTATCATCAATTGTTTTTGCAGAAACAAAAAAAGCTGATGAAATGAGCACTGTTGCAGGTGTTTATATAAACAGATTGAAGAAGGGGTGGAAATTGCAAGCAGACCCGACTGTGATTTATGGTATTGGCGATTTTTCAATTACTCGCGTAAGAAAAAAGCATCTTGAATTTGATTCGCCATACAACACTTACATATATGAGGGATTGCCTCCGGGACCAATAAATTTGCCAGAGCCGTATGTAATAGACCATGTTTTAAATTATAAAAAACACAATTACATGTTTTTCTGTGCAAAAGAAGATTTTTCAGGTTATCATAATTTTGCAGAAACAGGTGCACAACATAGTGCAAATGCAGCAAAATATCAAAAAGCATTATCAGCTTGGGAAAGGAAAAAGCGATTGGAAAAACAAAAATAA
- a CDS encoding GNAT family N-acetyltransferase — protein sequence MLNGSKILLRQPEIKDVDFILKIENDEKYWCLSGNTSPYSENDIKNFIITSTFDLFTDLQTRFVIEEKEYKLQVGLIDLFFYNEKNNDVACGIFICESHRRKNYALESLEIIKNHVFNDLNIQTLWCTIHSDNHASLNLFKKANFSQSKIVKTVLKNNLPVDEIKFQISKPINKK from the coding sequence ATGCTTAATGGTTCCAAAATATTGTTGCGTCAGCCAGAAATCAAAGATGTTGATTTTATTTTGAAAATTGAAAACGATGAAAAATACTGGTGTCTAAGCGGAAACACGTCGCCTTATTCTGAAAATGACATTAAAAACTTTATAATTACATCGACTTTTGATTTATTTACAGATTTGCAAACGCGCTTTGTAATTGAGGAAAAAGAATATAAGTTGCAAGTAGGATTGATAGATTTGTTTTTTTATAATGAAAAAAATAATGATGTTGCATGTGGCATTTTTATTTGCGAAAGCCATAGAAGAAAAAATTATGCATTAGAATCATTGGAAATAATAAAAAATCATGTTTTTAATGACTTAAATATTCAAACTCTTTGGTGCACAATTCATTCCGATAATCATGCAAGCTTAAATCTCTTTAAAAAAGCGAATTTTTCTCAATCAAAAATTGTGAAAACAGTTTTAAAAAATAATTTACCCGTTGACGAAATAAAATTTCAAATTTCAAAACCAATAAATAAAAAATGA